The genomic segment AGGTAAAAATTGGAGAACGGTAGCGACAAATGCGCGGTATCGTGCCTTTCGCCCTCGCTGACTTCGTAGAGCTGGCAGAAATGTTGGCCATCCGGCGACAGGCTGCAGATATCGTTGATGATCGCGCCCTTGGGAATGAAAAAATCAGTGGTGGTGGGGAATTTCGAGTCGTCGCTAAAGCGGCCGTCATAAACCACAAGGACGCTGGGATCGTCGTACTCGGGCCATATCATGACTCTCATCCGGCCGATCGACAGGCCGTCCGTCGCCCACCCTTGCGCCACAAAGGGCGGGAACATCAACAAGACCAGGATGAGCCCGGATATCAGAACCCCTGATCGCATCGCAAACTTTCGCCTTCGCCGAAGCCCGGCCGGGACCAAGGGACGGCTTTCCGTGAAGATGATCTAGTTCTCCTTGAACTCACACTTGCAAATCTCCGTCCTCAGGTAGGCAACGACGTTATTGATTTCCTCATCGCTCAGCTGGTCCATGAAGGGGGTCATGTTCTCGGTCAGGCCGACGGCGCCGCCGCCCTCCTTGATGACTTTGAAGAGATGTTTGTCCGGCTTCGAAGACATGAACTTGAGCTCCGAAAGGTCCCTAGGTCTTACATCAAGACTTTCGACCAGC from the Alphaproteobacteria bacterium genome contains:
- a CDS encoding cytochrome c codes for the protein MLSGMNPINWMLFAGILLGAGLFAIASANGGEEPDPTSAAAWSAGNASGAGNFMSYCMPCHGAEGKGDGMLVESLDVRPRDLSELKFMSSKPDKHLFKVIKEGGGAVGLTENMTPFMDQLSDEEINNVVAYLRTEICKCEFKEN